The Mucilaginibacter mallensis genome has a segment encoding these proteins:
- the fmt gene encoding methionyl-tRNA formyltransferase has translation MRIVFMGTPAFAVTSLDALIKSGCDIVGVITAPDKPAGRGQKISQSAVKEYAVANDLKVLQPEKLKDQAFLDELQALGADLFVVVAFRMLPDIVWTMPIRGTVNLHASLLPQYRGAAPINWVLINGEKESGVTTFFLKHDIDTGNLLFTEKITLTGNETAGELHDRLMNKGAGLLVKTVKGIESGRYSEYPQSQLVENEELKHAPKIFKENCLIDWNQPTDKVYNLIRGLSPIPTAYTLLNGKILKVYKVEKQETKPDIQPGHFVTDNKTYLSFATADGLLNLVDVQLEGKKRMGIEEFLRGVKL, from the coding sequence ATGAGAATTGTATTTATGGGTACTCCCGCGTTCGCTGTAACATCACTTGATGCTTTAATTAAATCTGGCTGTGATATAGTGGGCGTTATTACAGCCCCTGATAAACCTGCTGGTCGCGGGCAAAAGATAAGCCAAAGTGCTGTAAAAGAATATGCAGTTGCAAATGATTTAAAGGTACTTCAGCCTGAAAAATTAAAGGACCAGGCTTTTTTGGATGAACTGCAGGCATTAGGGGCCGACCTATTTGTTGTAGTAGCTTTCAGGATGCTGCCCGATATTGTTTGGACTATGCCGATACGAGGAACTGTAAACTTACATGCATCATTACTACCCCAATATCGCGGCGCGGCACCAATAAACTGGGTGCTGATAAATGGCGAAAAGGAAAGCGGCGTTACCACCTTCTTTTTAAAACATGATATTGATACCGGTAACTTATTATTTACTGAAAAAATAACCCTGACCGGTAATGAAACTGCCGGCGAACTGCATGACCGCCTCATGAATAAAGGTGCAGGCCTGCTGGTAAAAACTGTTAAAGGCATTGAAAGCGGCAGGTACAGCGAATACCCGCAAAGTCAGCTGGTTGAAAATGAAGAACTAAAGCACGCCCCCAAAATATTTAAGGAAAATTGCCTTATTGACTGGAATCAGCCTACTGACAAAGTTTATAACCTCATCCGGGGCTTAAGCCCCATCCCTACTGCCTACACCTTACTCAATGGCAAAATACTTAAAGTTTATAAAGTTGAAAAACAGGAAACCAAGCCTGATATACAACCCGGCCATTTTGTAACCGACAATAAAACGTATCTATCATTTGCAACAGCTGATGGTTTATTAAACCTTGTTGATGTGCAACTTGAAGGTAAAAAGCGTATGGGTATTGAAGAGTTTTTACGGGGTGTTAAGCTGTAA
- a CDS encoding exo-beta-N-acetylmuramidase NamZ family protein, with the protein MMMRKNIHSITIIACLISYTVAAQNVPAARHKASHTKTEKIIPGADQTQLYVNYLKGKNIGMVVNQTSVIGDKLTPSVDSLLNLGISIKKIFGPEHGFRGNASNGATVNDSTDPKTGLPVVSLYGNKHYKPTPQDLKGLDLVIFDIQDVGARYYTYISTLHYVMEACAEKNVELMILDRPNPNGFYVDGPILDTAFHSFVGMHSVPIVHGMTIAEYAQMINGEGWLKNHVQCKLKIIKVAGYSHSSSYTLPVWPSPNLNSQQSVLLYPGLCLFEGTTLSLGRGTYTPFQEVGHPALKDKYSYNFTPVSIPGMSEDPPQKNQACYGIDLKNYNTNIIKTTGRLNLSWLIELYKAFPDKQHFFNAYFAKLAGGDELRKQIEAGKTEQQIRYSWEPALSKYKNMRRKYLLYN; encoded by the coding sequence ATGATGATGAGGAAAAATATTCATTCGATCACTATAATAGCCTGTTTAATATCATATACTGTTGCCGCGCAAAACGTGCCTGCTGCCCGTCATAAAGCGTCGCACACAAAAACTGAAAAAATTATCCCGGGGGCCGACCAAACCCAGCTTTATGTTAATTACCTCAAGGGTAAGAATATAGGCATGGTGGTTAACCAAACTTCAGTAATTGGCGATAAACTGACACCGAGTGTGGATAGCCTGCTTAATCTTGGCATCAGCATAAAAAAGATCTTCGGCCCTGAACATGGCTTCAGGGGAAATGCCAGCAATGGCGCTACTGTAAATGACAGTACCGATCCTAAAACCGGTCTGCCGGTAGTTTCGCTATACGGCAATAAACATTATAAACCCACCCCGCAGGATTTAAAAGGCCTTGACCTTGTGATATTTGATATACAGGATGTTGGCGCACGTTATTATACTTATATATCAACCCTGCATTATGTAATGGAGGCCTGCGCCGAGAAAAATGTGGAGCTAATGATACTCGACAGGCCTAATCCCAACGGCTTTTATGTTGATGGCCCGATATTGGATACCGCATTTCATTCCTTTGTAGGTATGCACTCTGTGCCCATAGTACATGGCATGACCATTGCCGAATACGCTCAAATGATAAACGGCGAAGGCTGGTTAAAAAATCACGTGCAATGCAAGTTGAAGATCATTAAGGTTGCAGGGTATTCGCATAGTTCAAGTTATACTTTACCGGTATGGCCATCCCCTAATTTAAATTCGCAGCAATCTGTTTTGCTTTACCCGGGCTTGTGTTTGTTTGAGGGAACAACACTTAGTTTGGGCAGGGGAACCTATACGCCTTTTCAGGAGGTTGGGCACCCGGCTTTAAAGGATAAATATTCGTATAATTTTACGCCGGTTAGCATACCGGGCATGAGCGAAGATCCGCCGCAAAAAAACCAGGCTTGTTACGGCATCGACCTGAAGAATTATAATACCAACATCATAAAAACTACCGGCAGGCTAAATTTAAGCTGGTTAATTGAATTATATAAGGCGTTCCCTGATAAACAGCATTTTTTTAATGCGTATTTTGCAAAACTTGCCGGGGGCGATGAACTGAGAAAACAAATTGAGGCCGGCAAAACAGAACAACAGATCCGCTATAGCTGGGAGCCGGCGCTAAGCAAATACAAAAATATGCGCCGCAAATATTTGTTGTACAATTAA
- a CDS encoding ABC transporter permease has protein sequence MIVRIAIVGIMLGLGVMILSLAVVRGFKKEIREKIRGFAGDIQVVKFDLNNSYENSPFLADSAFVRKALATKMVTYVMPFATKTGIIRANDEIEGVVLKGVDKTYDWSFFKKTLIAGTVIDFTDTLEAQKQIMISEQTANRLKLKLGDKLIMYFVQQPMRVRRFKIVGIYSSGVDEVDKTYVVGAMSLIQRLNNWDPNQIGGYELRANDFEQLQVAAADIDEILSPKLKAYTVIQSYPTIFEWLNLLDVNTIVMLTLMLIVAVINMISALLIMILERTSMIGMFKAMGANNWSIQQIFLYNSFYLIGLGLILGNVLGYGLGFFQMHTHFFTLDPASYYMSFVPIEFTWFDGIMLNLGTLVICLLVLIIPSTLVSKISPVKAIRFK, from the coding sequence TTGATTGTACGTATAGCTATAGTAGGCATTATGCTCGGGCTTGGGGTAATGATATTGTCGTTGGCCGTAGTACGTGGCTTTAAAAAAGAGATCAGGGAAAAGATCCGCGGCTTCGCGGGCGATATACAGGTAGTAAAATTTGATCTGAATAATTCTTACGAAAACTCCCCCTTTTTAGCCGATTCCGCTTTTGTTAGAAAAGCGTTGGCGACGAAGATGGTTACCTACGTTATGCCTTTCGCCACCAAAACGGGCATTATAAGGGCTAATGACGAAATTGAGGGTGTTGTTTTAAAAGGGGTTGATAAAACTTATGACTGGTCGTTCTTCAAAAAAACGCTGATAGCCGGTACCGTTATTGATTTTACCGATACCCTGGAAGCGCAAAAACAGATCATGATATCTGAGCAAACAGCCAACAGACTTAAGCTAAAGCTGGGCGACAAGCTGATCATGTATTTTGTACAGCAGCCTATGCGCGTGCGGCGGTTTAAGATCGTGGGGATATATAGTTCAGGGGTTGACGAGGTTGATAAAACCTATGTAGTTGGTGCGATGTCATTAATACAACGCCTTAACAACTGGGATCCCAACCAAATTGGCGGTTATGAACTCAGGGCAAATGATTTTGAGCAATTGCAAGTTGCCGCCGCCGATATTGATGAGATATTATCGCCAAAACTTAAAGCGTATACCGTTATACAGAGCTATCCAACCATATTTGAGTGGCTTAATCTGTTGGACGTTAATACTATAGTAATGCTAACGCTGATGCTGATTGTAGCGGTAATCAACATGATATCGGCCCTGTTGATCATGATATTGGAGCGTACATCAATGATAGGCATGTTTAAGGCTATGGGGGCCAATAACTGGAGCATTCAGCAGATATTTTTATATAATTCTTTTTACCTGATCGGCCTTGGCTTAATATTGGGCAATGTTTTAGGCTATGGTTTGGGCTTTTTCCAAATGCACACCCACTTTTTTACACTCGATCCGGCATCATACTATATGAGCTTTGTACCGATAGAATTTACCTGGTTTGATGGGATAATGCTAAATTTGGGTACTTTGGTTATTTGCTTGTTGGTATTGATCATACCATCAACGCTGGTGAGTAAAATATCGCCGGTGAAGGCGATAAGGTTTAAATAG
- the mazG gene encoding nucleoside triphosphate pyrophosphohydrolase: MPLIPPITAPTPATAFERLLTIMNDLRMNCPWDKKQTLESLRHLTIEETYELSDAILSGDMPEIRKELGDIMLHLVFYAKIGSETGDFDITGVLNGICDKLVNRHPHIYGDVDVQNEEDVKRNWEQIKLKEGNKSVLGGVPLSLPALVKASRIQEKARGVGFDWEEKSQVWAKVEEELQEFKDEFNVEDESTIDHERAESEFGDLLFSLINYARFININPEDALEKTNRKFIKRFQYLESKANESGKQLHDMSLAEMDVFWNEAKKL; this comes from the coding sequence ATGCCTTTAATCCCACCAATCACTGCCCCTACTCCTGCTACTGCGTTTGAAAGATTGCTCACCATTATGAATGACCTGCGGATGAATTGCCCGTGGGATAAAAAGCAAACGCTGGAGAGCCTGCGCCATTTAACAATTGAGGAAACCTATGAGCTATCAGATGCCATATTAAGCGGTGATATGCCCGAGATCCGCAAGGAACTGGGCGATATTATGCTGCACCTGGTTTTCTATGCTAAAATCGGTTCGGAAACTGGTGATTTTGATATAACCGGGGTACTCAATGGCATTTGCGACAAATTGGTTAACCGTCACCCGCATATTTATGGCGATGTGGATGTGCAGAACGAAGAGGATGTAAAACGCAACTGGGAACAGATAAAGCTGAAAGAGGGTAATAAATCTGTTTTAGGAGGTGTACCATTATCCTTGCCTGCACTTGTAAAAGCATCACGTATACAGGAAAAGGCCCGTGGTGTTGGGTTCGACTGGGAAGAAAAAAGCCAGGTATGGGCCAAAGTGGAGGAAGAATTACAGGAGTTTAAGGATGAATTTAATGTAGAGGATGAAAGCACTATCGACCATGAAAGGGCTGAAAGCGAATTTGGCGACCTGCTGTTCTCCCTCATTAACTATGCCCGCTTCATCAATATAAACCCTGAGGACGCTCTGGAAAAAACCAACCGTAAATTCATTAAGCGTTTTCAATACCTGGAAAGCAAAGCAAATGAAAGCGGCAAGCAATTACATGATATGAGTTTGGCCGAGATGGATGTATTTTGGAACGAGGCTAAGAAGTTATAA
- the mnmD gene encoding tRNA (5-methylaminomethyl-2-thiouridine)(34)-methyltransferase MnmD: protein MNPELKIVQTADGSNTIFNSEVGENYHSRHGALQESRHVFVESGLKHFLSANKNDSVSILEVGFGTGLNFLLSADYCTAENIQLDYTGIEAYPLTTEMIGQTGYDAYLTPTLWDTFIHNYPNSLQQEVELNPNCKLQIAHCKLLDFQSHKLYDVIYFDAFAAVHQPEMWDEAAITHTLKFLKSGGVFVTYAITGNLKRTIKGLGLKVEKAPGAPGKREMLRASRCADL, encoded by the coding sequence ATGAATCCTGAACTAAAGATCGTTCAAACTGCCGATGGCTCCAATACTATCTTCAACAGCGAAGTTGGCGAAAACTACCATTCGCGTCACGGGGCATTGCAGGAGAGCAGGCATGTGTTTGTTGAATCCGGATTAAAGCATTTTTTATCGGCCAACAAAAACGATAGTGTAAGTATTTTAGAAGTCGGCTTTGGAACCGGGCTTAACTTTCTATTATCTGCCGATTACTGCACTGCTGAAAATATACAACTTGATTACACAGGCATTGAGGCGTATCCGCTCACAACAGAAATGATCGGCCAAACAGGTTACGATGCGTACTTAACCCCAACGTTATGGGATACATTCATTCATAATTACCCAAACTCATTACAACAGGAAGTTGAGCTAAATCCCAACTGCAAACTGCAAATCGCCCACTGCAAACTGTTAGATTTTCAGTCGCACAAGTTATACGATGTAATCTATTTCGATGCATTTGCTGCTGTACATCAGCCCGAAATGTGGGATGAAGCAGCGATCACCCATACCCTGAAATTTTTAAAATCCGGCGGTGTGTTTGTAACCTATGCTATTACGGGCAACTTAAAACGCACTATTAAGGGCTTAGGCCTAAAGGTTGAAAAAGCTCCCGGCGCGCCGGGGAAGAGGGAGATGTTGAGAGCGAGTAGATGTGCAGATTTGTAG
- a CDS encoding MBL fold metallo-hydrolase → MIIHQFYDKGLAHASYAVIHTGKMIVIDPARDPQPYYNFATLHEADIVGVIETHPHADFVSSHLEIHQTTGAIIYVSKLTGAEYPHESFDDGDSIELDDIQLKAINTPGHSPDSICILLQNEYGNDVAIFTGDTLFVGDVGRPDLREDVGNITAKKEELARQMYHSTRDKLMKLPEQTTVYPAHGPGSLCGKNISPDLHTTIGRELRENYALQLMDELQFVKALTEDQPFVPKYFGFDVALNKKGAPAFDASVNSVPKVAHDTLLEKNILIIDTRPNEDFRKGHLKGAINLQDGGKFETWLGSIVGPDEQFYLIAGSESELDTMIGKTGKIGYEKNIKAGLLTPENLHEVSTDLDLDDFKANTDNYNVVDVRNWGEVNGGLLFDNATTIPLPELRERIKDIPTDKPIVVHCAAGYRSAAATSIIAASIKNVPVYDLGEEITSIVNN, encoded by the coding sequence ATGATAATCCATCAGTTTTACGACAAAGGCTTAGCGCATGCCTCATACGCTGTTATCCACACAGGAAAAATGATCGTTATTGATCCGGCCCGTGACCCGCAGCCCTATTATAATTTTGCTACCCTGCATGAGGCCGATATTGTGGGCGTGATTGAAACACATCCACATGCCGATTTTGTAAGCTCACACCTGGAGATACACCAAACAACCGGCGCGATCATCTACGTAAGCAAGCTTACGGGCGCCGAATACCCCCACGAGAGCTTTGATGATGGCGATAGCATCGAGCTGGATGATATCCAATTAAAAGCTATCAATACACCCGGCCATTCACCTGATTCTATCTGTATTTTATTGCAGAATGAATACGGAAACGATGTAGCTATTTTCACCGGAGATACGCTGTTTGTCGGCGATGTTGGTCGCCCGGATTTGCGTGAGGACGTGGGTAATATCACCGCAAAAAAAGAAGAGCTTGCCCGCCAGATGTATCACTCTACCCGTGATAAGCTGATGAAGCTACCAGAGCAAACTACCGTTTACCCGGCGCATGGCCCCGGCTCGCTATGCGGTAAAAATATAAGCCCTGATCTGCACACTACCATCGGCCGCGAGTTGCGCGAGAACTATGCCCTGCAATTAATGGATGAGTTGCAATTTGTTAAAGCATTAACCGAGGACCAGCCTTTTGTACCCAAGTATTTTGGCTTTGATGTAGCGCTTAATAAGAAAGGTGCACCAGCCTTTGATGCCAGCGTTAACAGTGTTCCGAAAGTGGCTCACGATACCTTGCTTGAAAAAAACATATTGATTATTGATACCCGCCCTAATGAGGACTTCAGAAAAGGGCATTTAAAAGGCGCTATCAACCTGCAGGATGGTGGAAAATTCGAGACATGGCTTGGCTCAATAGTCGGTCCGGATGAACAATTTTATCTGATTGCCGGTAGCGAAAGTGAACTGGATACAATGATCGGTAAAACAGGAAAAATAGGATACGAAAAAAACATCAAAGCTGGATTACTGACGCCAGAGAACCTTCATGAAGTATCTACCGATCTTGATCTGGACGATTTTAAAGCAAACACCGATAACTACAACGTAGTTGATGTACGCAACTGGGGTGAGGTAAACGGCGGTTTGCTCTTTGATAATGCAACCACTATCCCACTACCTGAATTGCGTGAGCGTATAAAAGATATTCCAACTGATAAACCAATTGTGGTACATTGTGCTGCCGGTTACCGCTCTGCTGCGGCTACCAGTATTATAGCGGCTAGCATTAAGAATGTTCCGGTTTATGATCTGGGTGAGGAAATTACATCAATAGTAAATAATTAA
- a CDS encoding M13 family metallopeptidase — MNVKPFNLVLAGALCLSVSAFAFDGGKNPKTNPVHPKKFIDPANMDQSIKPGDNFFDYANGNWIKNNPIPAKETRWGSFSILHQDNTDKLLKLLNEVSATPGQPKGSLKQRVGDLYASGMDTVTIDKLGYTPIAGDLARIDKITDLNGIISEIIYERLNGIGSPLFGFGVGQDDKHPNKNIVNFNQGGTSLPDRDYYLKSSARNQAIHDAYTKYVTTLFTLTGTNADDAAKNASTIFNFEKVLAKAQLSRVAMRDPNVTYNKYSVTYFSSITPHLNWAQLLTALKTPGQDTVLVAEPAFFMAADTLLASTPISDLKVYLKWNILKGSAGALSAPFVKANFDFSAALSGQKVQTPRNERMSGLVDGSLGELLGQLYVEKYFTPAAKQYMIDLVNNLKETLGDRIKRLDWMSDETKQRALKKLAAFTVKIGYPDKWQTYDGVVIDRNDYMGNLRRLSTWRYNYNVSQLGKPVDKKRWGMTPPTVNAYYNPANNEIVFPAGILQFPFFDFGADDAVNYGGIGAVIGHEMTHGFDDQGRQYDADGTLRNWWTTTDADKFKTRADQVVAQYNAFTVLDSIHVNGKLTLGENLADLGGVNIAYEAFKKTKEGHSTTKIDGFTPDQRFFLSWAQVWRSAQRPESAAQRILTDPHSPEQYRCNAPLTNIDAWYTAFNVKPGDKNYKKPEDRIKVW; from the coding sequence ATGAATGTAAAGCCCTTTAACCTGGTGCTTGCCGGTGCATTATGCCTTTCGGTAAGCGCTTTTGCCTTTGATGGCGGTAAAAATCCTAAAACAAATCCTGTTCACCCTAAAAAATTTATTGACCCGGCTAATATGGACCAATCCATTAAACCCGGCGACAATTTTTTTGATTATGCCAACGGCAACTGGATAAAGAACAATCCTATCCCCGCTAAAGAAACCCGCTGGGGAAGTTTCAGCATATTGCACCAGGATAATACCGACAAATTATTAAAACTGCTGAATGAGGTTAGCGCAACTCCCGGCCAGCCAAAAGGAAGCCTGAAACAACGTGTGGGCGACTTGTATGCAAGTGGTATGGACACCGTTACAATTGATAAACTGGGCTACACGCCTATAGCAGGTGATCTGGCACGTATTGATAAGATAACCGACCTGAATGGCATTATCAGTGAAATAATATATGAGCGTTTAAACGGCATAGGAAGCCCGCTATTTGGCTTTGGTGTGGGCCAGGATGATAAACATCCTAATAAAAACATAGTGAACTTTAACCAGGGCGGCACAAGCCTGCCGGATCGTGATTATTATTTAAAAAGCAGTGCACGCAATCAGGCTATTCATGATGCTTACACAAAATACGTTACTACCCTGTTTACATTAACAGGAACCAATGCCGATGATGCAGCTAAAAATGCATCGACTATATTCAATTTTGAGAAAGTACTCGCTAAAGCGCAGTTAAGCCGTGTTGCCATGCGCGACCCTAATGTCACTTATAATAAATACTCGGTGACTTATTTCAGCAGCATTACCCCGCATTTAAACTGGGCGCAATTATTAACCGCGTTGAAAACACCGGGCCAGGATACCGTATTGGTTGCCGAACCTGCATTTTTTATGGCTGCTGATACTTTGTTGGCTTCTACCCCCATATCAGATCTGAAAGTATATTTAAAATGGAATATCCTTAAAGGATCAGCTGGTGCGTTAAGCGCTCCGTTTGTAAAAGCTAATTTTGATTTCAGCGCCGCTTTAAGCGGACAAAAAGTGCAGACACCACGTAACGAGCGGATGTCGGGCCTGGTTGATGGTAGTTTGGGTGAATTGTTGGGGCAATTATATGTAGAAAAATACTTTACACCTGCCGCCAAGCAATATATGATTGACCTGGTGAACAATCTAAAGGAAACCCTGGGCGACCGTATTAAACGCCTTGATTGGATGAGCGACGAAACCAAACAGCGAGCACTTAAAAAATTAGCTGCCTTTACCGTAAAGATTGGTTATCCTGATAAATGGCAAACTTATGATGGTGTTGTAATTGACCGTAACGATTATATGGGCAACCTAAGACGTTTAAGTACATGGAGATATAATTACAATGTTAGTCAGCTTGGTAAACCTGTTGATAAAAAACGCTGGGGAATGACGCCGCCAACAGTTAACGCTTACTACAACCCTGCAAATAATGAGATCGTTTTCCCTGCCGGGATATTACAGTTCCCTTTCTTTGATTTTGGTGCCGATGATGCTGTTAACTACGGTGGTATAGGCGCTGTTATCGGTCACGAAATGACCCATGGATTTGATGATCAGGGCCGCCAGTATGATGCTGATGGCACCCTGCGCAACTGGTGGACTACCACAGATGCCGATAAATTTAAAACCCGCGCCGACCAGGTAGTAGCACAATACAACGCGTTTACCGTGCTTGATTCCATCCATGTAAATGGTAAGCTGACCCTGGGTGAAAACCTTGCCGATCTGGGTGGTGTAAATATTGCTTACGAAGCATTTAAGAAAACCAAAGAAGGGCATTCAACCACAAAAATTGATGGTTTTACACCTGATCAGCGTTTCTTCTTGTCGTGGGCGCAGGTTTGGAGAAGCGCGCAAAGGCCTGAATCAGCCGCACAGCGTATCTTAACTGACCCGCACTCACCTGAGCAATACCGCTGCAATGCCCCGCTTACTAATATTGATGCATGGTATACCGCATTTAATGTAAAGCCTGGTGATAAGAATTATAAGAAACCGGAGGATAGAATTAAGGTTTGGTAA
- a CDS encoding valine--tRNA ligase — protein sequence MSISNKTYQPKEAEDKWYSYWLQHKFFRSVPDEREPYTIVMPPPNVTGVLHMGHMLNNTIQDVLIRRARMQGKNACWVPGTDHASIATEAKVVAMLKERGIAKKDLTRAEFLSYAWEWKEKYGGIILDQLKKLGASCDWDRTRFTMDDDLSEAVIDTFIDLYKKGLIYRGVRMVNWDPQGKTAVSDEEVIRKEVNQKLYYIKYAVKSESPKDGKTESDLADLPSSGLSDFLTIATTRPETIMADAAICINPNDERYFHLHGKKAIIPLINREIPIILDEYVTMDFGTGCLKVTPAHDLNDYELGMKHHLPVIDILNDDGTLNEKAQILVGEDRFIARKKIATLLEDAGSLEKIEEYKSQVGFSERTDAVIEPKLSMQWFCKMGEMAKPALDYVLDGDIKLIPEKFENTYRHWMENVRDWNISRQLWWGQQIPAWYLPNGQYVIAKTAEEALVEAQKLTTDNSQLTTVDLTQDEDVLDTWFSSWLWPISVFDGFKDPNNADINYYYPTNDLVTAPEILFFWVARMIMAGHEFRGAVPFKNVYLTGIVRDKLGRKMSKSLGNSPDPIGLIEKFGADGVRVGMLLCSPAGNDLMFDESYCEQGRNFANKIWNAFKLIKGWEVDNSLPNPNQIAIEWFDSRFNQALVEIEADFAQYRLSEALMATYKLVWDDFCAWYLEMIKPVYQHPIDSETYQKTISFFENILKILHPFMPFITEELWHDELFGERIEQDCCIVAQLPNNGETNTQLLTETESVKQVIAQIRNIRNSKQISPKEILGLSLKSGSALNYKTYEPIIAKLANISELSIVDDKISGAISFMVHTDEFYIPLNESVDPVAERARLLKEKEYLDGFLKSVNAKLGNERFMNNAKPEIIEVELKKKNDAEAKLKLLEESLSSLAY from the coding sequence ATGAGTATTTCTAATAAAACATATCAGCCTAAGGAAGCAGAGGATAAATGGTACAGCTATTGGTTACAGCACAAGTTTTTCAGGTCGGTGCCTGATGAGCGTGAGCCTTATACTATCGTGATGCCACCTCCAAACGTCACCGGCGTTTTGCACATGGGCCATATGTTAAATAATACCATACAGGATGTGCTCATTCGCCGTGCCCGTATGCAGGGTAAAAATGCCTGCTGGGTACCGGGTACCGACCACGCCAGCATAGCCACTGAAGCAAAGGTGGTGGCCATGCTAAAAGAGCGTGGCATAGCCAAGAAAGATCTTACCCGGGCTGAGTTTTTAAGCTATGCCTGGGAATGGAAAGAGAAATACGGCGGTATTATACTCGATCAGCTTAAAAAATTAGGCGCGTCATGCGATTGGGACCGCACCCGTTTTACAATGGATGATGACCTATCGGAAGCCGTTATAGATACCTTTATTGATCTATATAAAAAAGGCCTGATATATAGAGGTGTGCGCATGGTAAACTGGGATCCGCAGGGAAAAACTGCCGTATCAGATGAAGAGGTTATTCGTAAGGAAGTAAATCAGAAGCTTTATTATATTAAGTATGCTGTTAAGTCCGAAAGTCCGAAAGACGGGAAGACCGAAAGCGATCTTGCGGACTTACCATCTTCCGGACTTTCCGACTTCCTAACCATCGCTACCACCCGCCCTGAAACTATCATGGCTGATGCGGCTATCTGTATCAACCCGAATGATGAGAGATATTTTCACCTGCATGGCAAAAAAGCTATTATTCCTTTAATTAACAGGGAGATACCTATTATATTAGATGAATACGTTACCATGGATTTTGGTACTGGCTGTTTAAAGGTTACGCCTGCGCATGATTTGAATGACTATGAGCTGGGGATGAAACATCACCTGCCGGTTATTGATATTTTAAATGATGATGGCACACTGAATGAAAAAGCGCAGATATTAGTTGGCGAGGATCGTTTCATCGCCCGTAAAAAAATTGCGACTCTATTAGAGGACGCTGGTTCATTAGAGAAAATTGAAGAATATAAATCTCAAGTTGGCTTTTCAGAACGTACCGACGCGGTTATTGAACCCAAACTATCTATGCAATGGTTTTGCAAGATGGGTGAGATGGCTAAACCTGCGCTTGATTATGTGTTGGATGGCGATATAAAACTAATCCCTGAAAAATTTGAGAACACCTATCGTCACTGGATGGAGAACGTGCGCGACTGGAATATCAGTCGCCAGCTTTGGTGGGGGCAACAGATACCGGCATGGTATTTACCAAACGGGCAGTATGTGATTGCTAAAACAGCAGAAGAAGCGTTGGTTGAGGCTCAAAAACTCACAACTGACAACTCTCAACTCACAACAGTAGACTTAACCCAGGACGAAGACGTTCTTGATACATGGTTCTCATCATGGTTGTGGCCGATATCAGTTTTTGATGGTTTTAAAGATCCGAATAATGCTGATATCAATTATTATTACCCAACTAACGACCTGGTAACAGCACCCGAGATCTTGTTTTTCTGGGTAGCCAGAATGATTATGGCAGGGCATGAGTTCAGGGGCGCGGTGCCGTTCAAAAACGTTTACTTAACCGGTATCGTTCGCGATAAGCTGGGAAGAAAGATGTCTAAATCACTAGGTAACTCACCTGATCCTATCGGCCTGATTGAAAAATTTGGCGCCGATGGCGTAAGGGTAGGTATGTTGCTGTGTTCACCTGCGGGTAACGACCTGATGTTTGATGAAAGCTATTGCGAACAGGGCCGTAACTTTGCTAATAAAATATGGAACGCTTTTAAGTTAATTAAAGGCTGGGAGGTTGATAACAGCTTACCAAACCCTAATCAAATAGCTATTGAATGGTTTGATAGCCGCTTTAACCAGGCTTTGGTTGAGATTGAGGCCGACTTTGCGCAATACCGGTTATCGGAAGCATTAATGGCTACCTACAAGCTGGTATGGGACGATTTTTGTGCATGGTACCTTGAAATGATCAAGCCTGTTTATCAGCATCCGATCGATAGTGAGACCTATCAGAAAACCATTTCCTTCTTTGAAAATATTCTGAAAATACTCCATCCGTTTATGCCTTTTATTACTGAGGAACTTTGGCATGATGAGCTATTTGGGGAAAGGATCGAGCAGGATTGTTGTATTGTTGCGCAATTGCCTAACAATGGGGAAACTAATACCCAGTTACTTACCGAAACTGAGAGCGTAAAACAAGTAATAGCGCAAATAAGAAATATTAGAAACAGTAAACAAATTTCGCCAAAAGAAATATTGGGGCTATCGCTAAAATCGGGTTCAGCGCTTAATTATAAAACTTATGAACCCATCATTGCAAAGCTGGCTAATATAAGCGAATTAAGTATTGTTGATGATAAAATAAGCGGCGCTATCAGCTTTATGGTACACACGGATGAATTTTATATTCCCCTAAATGAAAGCGTGGATCCCGTTGCGGAACGTGCCCGTTTGCTGAAAGAAAAGGAATATCTCGACGGTTTTTTAAAATCAGTTAACGCAAAGCTTGGTAATGAGCGTTTTATGAATAATGCTAAACCTGAAATAATTGAGGTTGAGTTAAAGAAAAAAAATGATGCCGAAGCTAAGTTGAAACTTCTGGAGGAGAGCCTTTCCTCTTTGGCTTACTAA